One genomic region from Oncorhynchus gorbuscha isolate QuinsamMale2020 ecotype Even-year linkage group LG13, OgorEven_v1.0, whole genome shotgun sequence encodes:
- the LOC123992305 gene encoding olfactory receptor 11A1-like, whose translation MMNSTQLTSFILAGYSDIGHLKYLYFIILTVLYVSIVFANTVLIVVICMERSLHEPLYLFLCSLFVNDLYGSTGLFPALMTHLVSDDHTVSTVCCYLQIFVLYTYGSIEFSNLAAMSYDRYLAICYPLQYNVIMTPNRVCILICVIWLYSFAKFSIQLSLTIRLQLCGNVIDKVYCDNYLVVKLACSTSDTTVNKIYGLCGIVLSVTVPLITIVLSYIKILSICLKSSIETRQKAFSTCSPHLASLLNFSFGCFLTLLQSRFDSPMRNVPTVLHTILSVYYLMCQPLLNPIVYGVRMAKIRQACNNILPVGLYPKT comes from the coding sequence ATGATGAACTCAACACAACTCACGTCATTTATCCTAGCTGGATATAGTGACATTGGACACTTAAAGTACTTGTATTTCATTATATTAACTGTCTTATACGTCTCCATAGTTTTTGCGAACACAGTGCTTATTGTGGTTATATGTATGGAGAGAAGCCTTCATGAACCCTTGTATCTGTTTCTGTGCAGTTTGTTTGTAAATGACTTGTATGGTAGCACTGGTTTGTTTCCTGCTCTCATGACTCATTTGGTTTCAGATGACCATACAGTTTCCACTGTGTGCTGTTACCTACAGATATTTGTCTTGTACACATATGGATCTATTGAATTCAGCAATTTAGCAGCGATGTCCTATGACAGGTACCTTGCTATATGTTATCCACTACAGTATAACGTCATCATGACACCCAACAGGGTGTGTATTTTAATTTGTGTAATATGGTTGTACTCTTTTGCAAAATTCAGCATACAACTGTCTTTAACTATTCGTTTGCAATTGTGTGGAAACGTCATAGACAAAGTGTATTGTGACAACTACCTGGTAGTTAAACTTGCCTGTTCAACTTCAGACACGACAGTTAATAAGATCTATGGACTCTGTGGTATTGTTTTGTCTGTCACTGTCCCTTTAATTACTATTGTGTTGTCTTATATTAAGATTCTGTCCATTTGTTTGAAATCTTCCATCGAGACCAGACAGAAAGCTTTCAGCACCTGTTCTCCTCATCTGGCCTCGCTGCTCAACTTCTCTTTCGGCTGTTTCTTAACTCTGCTCCAGAGTAGATTTGATAGCCCTATGAGAAATGTTCCAACTGTACTTCACACTATTTTATCAGTGTACTATCTGATGTGCCAGCCACTTTTAAATCCTATTGTGTATGGAGTTAGGATGGCTAAAATCAGACAGGCTTGTAATAACATACTACCTGTAGGTCTGTACCCTAAAACATAA